One Peterkaempfera bronchialis DNA window includes the following coding sequences:
- a CDS encoding HemK2/MTQ2 family protein methyltransferase, whose protein sequence is MLLLRPPGVYRPQGDTRMLARALRRAGLPYGARVLDLCTGTGALALAAARAGANATAVDVSRRAVLTARLNAAVHRVPLRVLLGDLAEPVAGETFDAVLANPPYVIRAGASGPAPHSRARAWDAGADGRALLDRVCAEAPRLLAPGGLLLLVHSELCGVHTTLAALRAAGLKAAVVDRGPEPFGPVMRARAAALERHGVIGAGQRHEELVVIRADRPCRP, encoded by the coding sequence GTGTTGCTGCTGAGGCCCCCGGGCGTCTACCGACCCCAGGGAGACACACGCATGCTGGCCCGGGCCCTGCGCCGGGCGGGCCTCCCGTACGGTGCCCGGGTGCTGGACCTCTGCACCGGCACCGGCGCCCTGGCGCTCGCGGCGGCCCGCGCCGGGGCGAACGCCACGGCGGTCGACGTCTCGCGCCGCGCGGTCCTGACGGCCAGGCTCAATGCGGCCGTGCACCGGGTACCGCTGCGGGTGCTGCTCGGCGACCTCGCCGAACCCGTCGCGGGTGAGACCTTCGACGCGGTACTGGCCAACCCACCGTATGTGATCCGGGCGGGGGCGTCCGGGCCAGCCCCGCACAGCAGGGCCCGGGCCTGGGACGCGGGGGCCGACGGCCGCGCCCTGCTGGACCGGGTCTGCGCCGAGGCACCCCGCCTGCTGGCGCCCGGCGGACTGCTGCTCCTGGTGCACTCCGAGCTCTGCGGGGTGCACACCACCCTGGCCGCCCTCCGCGCCGCCGGTCTCAAGGCGGCCGTCGTCGACCGTGGGCCGGAGCCGTTCGGCCCGGTGATGCGGGCGCGGGCGGCCGCACTGGAGCGCCACGGCGTGATCGGCGCCGGACAGCGACACGAGGAACTGGTGGTCATCCGTGCCGACCGACCCTGCCGCCCCTGA
- a CDS encoding SAM-dependent methyltransferase — protein MADSASEVDQSKPSIARVYDYLLGGKDNFAADRVIGDHFKVELPGSVAIAYTNRAVLTRAVRDIALTTGIRQFIDMGSGLPTADNVHQVAQRHHPGSRVVYVDNDPIVLAHGRALLEENEYTCVIQADVREPEAIRNHPDTVDLIDFEQPVAVILSAILHHVNDEEDPGAIVRYWREQVPSGSHFFISHFRSGGNPETAEAEAMLQGTFGRGRWRTDEEIHALFDGLEILDPGVATCMAWRPDPTDGLSHIGAAHREPTVWEQLIVAGLARKP, from the coding sequence ATGGCCGACAGCGCTTCCGAAGTGGACCAGAGCAAGCCGAGCATCGCCCGGGTCTACGACTACCTGCTCGGGGGCAAGGACAACTTCGCCGCCGACCGGGTCATCGGCGACCACTTCAAGGTGGAGCTGCCCGGTTCGGTCGCCATCGCGTACACCAACCGCGCGGTGCTGACCCGGGCGGTCCGGGACATCGCGCTGACCACCGGCATCCGCCAGTTCATCGACATGGGCAGCGGGCTGCCCACCGCCGACAACGTCCACCAGGTCGCCCAGCGGCACCACCCGGGCTCCCGCGTGGTGTACGTCGACAACGACCCCATCGTGCTCGCCCACGGCCGCGCGCTGCTGGAGGAGAACGAGTACACCTGCGTCATCCAGGCGGACGTCCGCGAGCCCGAGGCGATAAGGAACCACCCTGACACCGTCGACCTGATCGACTTCGAGCAGCCGGTCGCCGTGATCCTCTCCGCCATCCTGCACCACGTCAACGACGAGGAGGACCCGGGCGCCATCGTCCGGTACTGGCGCGAGCAGGTCCCCTCGGGCAGCCACTTCTTCATCTCGCACTTCCGGTCCGGCGGAAACCCGGAGACCGCCGAGGCCGAGGCGATGCTCCAGGGCACCTTCGGCCGGGGCCGCTGGCGCACCGACGAGGAGATACACGCCCTCTTCGACGGCCTGGAGATCCTCGACCCCGGGGTGGCCACCTGCATGGCCTGGCGCCCGGACCCGACGGACGGCCTCTCCCACATCGGCGCGGCGCACCGCGAGCCCACCGTCTGGGAGCAGCTGATCGTCGCCGGTCTGGCCCGCAAGCCGTAG
- a CDS encoding VOC family protein — translation MAEHVWRSLPGTPCWVSLTAQSLETACAFYGALLGWEFRDSRQGRLGPYLEATVEGSPVAGIGSMVQNVGFPVSWMVYFGAVSADAAAQSVRESGGTVAVGPLRFQDGRAAMAADPAGASFGIWQGDKTPGWRMRRSRGVPAWIELQTRDAFAAAVFYGEVFGWGADPEGRSDVAWEHDRVVLRVDGHPVAGLCGGAVEAAPDPRIRPRWDVFFAVPDVDEAARQATGLGGEVAGPPTDTPYGRVAALRDSEGGLFRIADLRAPDVAPGTAPRPYP, via the coding sequence ATGGCGGAGCACGTGTGGCGGTCCCTGCCGGGCACCCCGTGCTGGGTCAGCCTGACGGCCCAGAGCCTGGAGACGGCGTGCGCGTTCTACGGGGCCCTGCTGGGCTGGGAGTTCCGTGACTCGCGGCAGGGGCGGCTGGGCCCGTATCTGGAGGCCACCGTCGAGGGCTCCCCGGTGGCCGGCATCGGGTCCATGGTGCAGAACGTGGGCTTTCCGGTCTCCTGGATGGTCTACTTCGGGGCGGTCAGCGCGGACGCGGCGGCGCAGTCGGTGCGCGAGTCGGGCGGGACGGTGGCGGTGGGGCCGCTGCGCTTCCAGGACGGCCGGGCGGCGATGGCGGCCGACCCGGCGGGCGCGTCCTTCGGGATCTGGCAGGGCGACAAGACCCCCGGCTGGCGGATGCGGCGCTCGCGGGGCGTGCCGGCCTGGATCGAGTTGCAGACCCGGGACGCCTTCGCGGCGGCGGTCTTCTACGGGGAGGTCTTCGGGTGGGGGGCCGACCCGGAGGGGCGCAGCGATGTGGCCTGGGAGCACGACCGGGTGGTGCTGCGGGTCGACGGCCACCCGGTGGCGGGGCTCTGCGGCGGCGCGGTGGAGGCCGCGCCCGACCCGCGCATCCGGCCCCGCTGGGATGTCTTCTTCGCGGTGCCCGACGTGGACGAGGCGGCCCGGCAGGCCACCGGGCTGGGCGGCGAGGTGGCGGGCCCGCCCACGGACACCCCGTACGGCCGGGTCGCGGCGCTGCGGGACAGCGAGGGCGGCCTGTTCCGCATCGCGGACCTGCGCGCCCCGGACGTCGCCCCGGGCACCGCACCCCGGCCCTATCCGTGA
- a CDS encoding rhomboid family intramembrane serine protease: MVIPVHDVNPVRRTPWVTYALIVLNVVVFLRTPGVVSTPLGRGSLGELCRLEAFTDRWGAVPRELIHDRLPALVPTGGTAVGPQGPGCILGPPGYDKSPPLSVLTAMFVHGSWLHLLGNMLFLWIFGNNIEDRLGRVRYLLFYLLCGYAAGYGFALLDPSSGTPLIGASGAIAGVLGAYLVLYPRARVWSLVPFLFFIPLRLPAWAVLGLWFVLQAFYSAGYGVGNAGGVAYVAHVIGFALGALIAVPLRPGTRQPPEPPPRVRPGPWQLR, translated from the coding sequence GTGGTCATACCCGTACACGATGTCAACCCGGTGCGCCGCACCCCCTGGGTGACCTATGCGCTGATCGTCCTCAATGTCGTGGTCTTCCTGCGGACGCCCGGGGTGGTCTCCACCCCGCTGGGGCGCGGCTCGCTGGGGGAGCTGTGCCGGCTTGAGGCCTTCACCGACCGCTGGGGTGCCGTCCCGCGCGAGCTGATCCACGACCGGCTGCCCGCGCTGGTCCCGACCGGCGGTACGGCGGTCGGCCCGCAGGGCCCCGGCTGCATCCTGGGCCCGCCGGGGTACGACAAGTCGCCGCCGCTGTCGGTGCTCACCGCCATGTTCGTGCACGGCAGCTGGCTGCACCTGCTGGGCAATATGCTCTTTCTCTGGATCTTCGGCAACAACATCGAGGACCGCCTCGGCCGGGTCCGCTACCTGCTCTTCTACCTGCTCTGCGGATATGCGGCGGGGTACGGCTTCGCGCTGCTCGACCCGTCGTCGGGGACGCCGCTGATCGGCGCCTCCGGCGCCATCGCGGGTGTGCTCGGCGCCTATCTGGTGCTCTATCCGAGGGCCAGGGTGTGGAGCCTGGTGCCGTTCCTCTTCTTCATCCCGCTGCGGCTGCCCGCCTGGGCGGTGCTCGGGCTCTGGTTCGTCCTCCAGGCGTTCTACTCGGCCGGGTACGGCGTCGGGAACGCGGGCGGCGTCGCCTATGTCGCCCATGTCATCGGCTTCGCCCTCGGGGCCCTGATCGCGGTGCCGCTGCGGCCCGGTACGCGGCAGCCGCCGGAGCCGCCACCCCGGGTCCGGCCCGGCCCCTGGCAGCTGCGCTGA
- a CDS encoding carboxylate-amine ligase produces MAQSGGEGGAGWTVGVEEEFLLVDPDTRCGVPLAAAVLERAGGLPAPAGDAAVHLELLASQVESATGVCTRLDELARQLTAGRRRLAEAARAEGARLVSSGTPVLHGPVEVAPGGRFRRIADAYAGVMSDYQSCGCHVHVGVPDRDTAVAVVNHLRPWLPTLLALSVNSPYDRGRESGCASWRAVEQSRFPGGGVPPWFPSAAAYDAALDRLVECGVLMDRAMTFWLARPSSHLPTVEIRAADAAIGVPEAVLQAALSRALVRTALAELAVGREAPPPGGADGQLSAAALWAAARHGLSGPGVDPLLARQVPAPRLVERLLDLVAPELEETGDLAAARAAAARLLRVGTGAVRQCRAGGAGPAAVVDMLIEETSGS; encoded by the coding sequence GTGGCGCAGAGCGGCGGTGAGGGCGGGGCCGGCTGGACGGTGGGGGTGGAGGAGGAGTTCCTGCTGGTCGACCCGGACACCCGGTGCGGGGTGCCGCTGGCGGCGGCCGTACTGGAGCGGGCCGGCGGACTGCCCGCGCCGGCCGGGGACGCCGCCGTCCACCTGGAGCTGCTGGCCAGCCAGGTGGAGTCAGCGACGGGGGTGTGCACCCGGCTGGACGAGCTGGCGCGGCAGCTCACCGCCGGGCGGCGGCGGCTCGCGGAGGCCGCCCGCGCCGAGGGCGCCCGGCTGGTGTCCAGCGGCACACCGGTGCTGCACGGTCCCGTCGAGGTGGCCCCGGGCGGCCGGTTCCGCCGGATCGCGGACGCCTACGCCGGGGTGATGTCCGACTACCAGTCCTGCGGGTGCCACGTCCATGTCGGCGTACCCGACCGGGACACCGCCGTCGCGGTGGTCAACCATCTGCGCCCCTGGCTGCCGACGCTGCTGGCGCTCTCCGTGAACTCCCCGTACGACCGGGGCCGGGAGTCGGGCTGCGCCAGCTGGCGGGCGGTGGAGCAGTCCCGGTTCCCCGGGGGCGGCGTGCCGCCGTGGTTCCCGTCCGCCGCCGCGTACGACGCCGCGCTGGACCGCCTGGTCGAGTGCGGGGTGCTGATGGACCGGGCCATGACGTTCTGGCTGGCCCGGCCCTCCTCGCATCTGCCCACGGTGGAGATACGGGCCGCCGACGCCGCGATCGGCGTACCCGAGGCCGTCCTCCAGGCCGCCCTCAGCCGGGCGCTGGTGCGTACCGCGCTGGCGGAGCTGGCGGTGGGCCGCGAGGCGCCGCCCCCGGGCGGCGCGGACGGGCAGCTCTCCGCCGCCGCGCTCTGGGCGGCTGCCCGGCACGGTCTCTCCGGTCCGGGCGTCGACCCGCTGCTGGCCCGGCAGGTACCGGCCCCTCGGCTGGTGGAACGGCTGCTGGACCTGGTCGCGCCGGAGCTGGAGGAGACCGGCGACCTGGCCGCCGCGCGGGCTGCTGCGGCGCGGCTGCTGCGGGTGGGCACCGGTGCGGTACGGCAGTGCCGTGCGGGCGGGGCGGGTCCGGCGGCGGTGGTGGACATGCTGATCGAGGAGACGTCGGGGTCGTAG
- a CDS encoding iron-containing redox enzyme family protein, with the protein MVTTLSGPGTGQPLLGPALPEPRGPLSAAVVAALARPPSPPRSVGAAALPIARAERAEPYGEDLQLALYTCYELHYRGFGGVDGGWEWDPELLRLRGALERVFGSAVRADAGGGDLEAELDALLVEPVDGVGVSHHLRDVGQWWQMREYFAHRSVYQLKEADPHAWAIPRLTGQAKAALVAVEFDEFGGGRGERVHAQLYADLLAGAGLDSGYGHYLDAVPAVTLATVNLMSLLGLHRSLRGALVGHFAAAEITTAPSARRMVRALERLGADEACVRFYAEHIVADAVHEQVMRREVIGDLLEREPELTDDVVFGIRATLLLEGRLGEHLLDAWGAGRSSLRRALPGG; encoded by the coding sequence ATGGTTACGACGCTCTCCGGTCCGGGTACCGGGCAGCCGCTGCTCGGGCCCGCCCTGCCGGAGCCCCGCGGGCCGCTCTCGGCGGCAGTCGTCGCCGCACTTGCCCGGCCGCCGTCACCACCTCGCTCGGTGGGCGCGGCGGCACTGCCCATCGCACGGGCGGAGCGGGCCGAGCCCTATGGCGAGGATCTGCAACTGGCGCTGTACACCTGCTACGAGCTGCACTACCGGGGCTTCGGCGGAGTGGACGGCGGGTGGGAGTGGGATCCGGAGCTGCTGCGGCTGCGCGGCGCCCTTGAGCGGGTGTTCGGCTCGGCGGTGCGCGCGGATGCGGGGGGCGGCGATCTGGAGGCTGAGCTGGACGCACTGCTGGTGGAGCCGGTCGACGGGGTCGGCGTCTCGCACCACCTCAGGGATGTGGGCCAGTGGTGGCAGATGCGGGAGTACTTCGCCCACCGCTCGGTCTACCAGCTCAAGGAGGCCGACCCGCACGCCTGGGCGATCCCCCGGCTGACCGGTCAGGCGAAGGCCGCGCTGGTCGCGGTGGAGTTCGACGAGTTCGGCGGCGGCCGGGGCGAGCGGGTGCATGCGCAGCTCTATGCCGACCTGCTCGCCGGGGCGGGCCTGGACAGCGGCTACGGCCACTACCTGGACGCCGTACCCGCCGTGACGCTGGCGACGGTGAACCTGATGTCGCTGCTCGGGCTGCACCGGTCGCTGCGGGGCGCCCTGGTCGGGCACTTCGCCGCCGCCGAGATCACCACCGCGCCCAGCGCCCGGCGGATGGTCCGCGCCCTGGAGCGGCTGGGGGCCGATGAGGCGTGCGTCCGATTCTATGCCGAGCACATCGTGGCGGACGCGGTGCACGAGCAGGTGATGCGGCGCGAGGTGATCGGCGATCTGCTGGAGCGCGAGCCGGAGTTGACGGACGACGTCGTCTTCGGCATCCGGGCCACGCTGCTGCTGGAGGGGCGGCTGGGTGAGCATCTGCTGGACGCGTGGGGGGCGGGCCGTTCCTCGCTGCGCCGGGCGCTGCCTGGCGGGTGA
- a CDS encoding CDGSH iron-sulfur domain-containing protein has product MPTDPAAPDPSTDPTPPTDPTPSRQGRPTRVTVVPDGPILIEGPVEVVLENGRTVRSDRFLVALCACRRSHAYPWCDTSHRRRTPATPATPTNPPTPAD; this is encoded by the coding sequence GTGCCGACCGACCCTGCCGCCCCTGACCCGTCCACCGACCCCACGCCACCCACCGACCCCACGCCCAGCCGCCAGGGGAGACCGACCCGGGTCACCGTGGTCCCCGACGGCCCGATCCTGATCGAGGGCCCGGTCGAAGTGGTGCTGGAGAACGGCCGTACCGTGCGCTCCGACCGCTTCCTGGTCGCCCTCTGCGCCTGCCGCCGCAGCCACGCCTACCCCTGGTGCGACACCAGCCACCGCCGCCGCACCCCCGCCACCCCCGCCACCCCCACCAACCCGCCCACCCCCGCCGACTGA
- the mreB gene encoding rod shape-determining protein — MGLLTRDIALDLGTAATRIYNAHSGVTVNEPSAVAVNTTTGRILAIGAEAGRMCGRTPAHVKVIRPMRAGNIDDFEVAGRMLHHLLLLAGHRGPGRTQAVVCAPSDTTGVGRRAVLDACRVVGVGRVRLIPKPVAAALGAGLPVQEATGTLIVDVGAGTTEIAVLCLSGVVAARSVPVSGDALDEALQHHLRKRYQLDIGRHTAEQLKRGLAEAAGEGRTLPVRGRDAASGLPVTLALEIEEVRAALRDPLERIVSAVTAVLDRCPPELSHDILERGVTLTGDGSRLHGLDLLLQEATGTPVRIAQDPGTAAVRGAGRCVEEPSLRHLLEAAPAR; from the coding sequence GTGGGCCTGCTGACGCGTGACATAGCACTCGACCTCGGCACCGCCGCCACCCGGATCTACAACGCACACAGCGGGGTCACGGTCAATGAGCCCTCGGCGGTGGCCGTGAACACCACCACCGGACGCATCCTGGCCATCGGCGCCGAGGCGGGGCGGATGTGCGGCCGTACCCCCGCCCATGTGAAGGTGATCCGCCCGATGCGGGCCGGGAACATCGACGACTTCGAGGTGGCCGGGCGGATGCTGCATCATCTGCTGCTGCTGGCCGGGCACCGCGGCCCCGGCCGGACCCAGGCGGTGGTGTGCGCACCGTCGGACACCACCGGCGTGGGGCGCCGGGCCGTGCTGGACGCCTGCCGGGTGGTGGGCGTCGGCCGGGTACGGCTGATACCCAAGCCGGTCGCCGCCGCACTGGGCGCGGGACTGCCCGTGCAGGAGGCCACCGGGACGCTGATCGTGGACGTGGGCGCCGGGACGACCGAGATCGCGGTGCTCTGCCTGAGCGGGGTGGTGGCCGCCAGGTCGGTACCGGTCTCCGGGGACGCCCTGGACGAGGCGCTCCAGCACCATCTGCGCAAGCGCTACCAGTTGGACATCGGCCGGCACACGGCGGAGCAGCTGAAGCGGGGGCTGGCCGAGGCGGCGGGGGAGGGTCGGACGCTGCCGGTGCGGGGGCGGGACGCGGCCAGCGGGCTGCCGGTGACGCTGGCGTTGGAGATCGAGGAGGTCCGGGCGGCGCTGCGGGATCCGCTGGAGCGGATCGTGTCGGCGGTCACGGCGGTGCTGGACCGCTGCCCGCCCGAGTTGTCCCACGACATCCTGGAGCGCGGGGTGACGCTCACCGGGGACGGTTCGCGGCTGCACGGCTTGGACCTGCTGCTCCAGGAGGCGACCGGGACGCCGGTACGCATCGCCCAGGACCCGGGGACGGCGGCGGTGCGGGGTGCCGGCCGCTGCGTCGAGGAGCCGTCGCTGCGGCATCTGCTGGAGGCGGCCCCGGCGCGCTGA